The following coding sequences lie in one Pempheris klunzingeri isolate RE-2024b chromosome 13, fPemKlu1.hap1, whole genome shotgun sequence genomic window:
- the exoc5 gene encoding exocyst complex component 5 — protein sequence MATTAQLFEEPFDADEYIERLAWRTPGGGSKGGAEAFDPKRLLEEFENHIEELKQLDEKIQRRVEKLEHQCHREAKEFAHKVQDLQRSNQVAFQHFQELDEHISYVATKVCHLGDQLEGVNTPRQRAVEAQRLMTYFNEFLDGDLRSDVFNNPDKIKEAADIIQKLHLIAQELPFDRFADVKAKIASKYHDLERQLIQEFTAAQRRGEIGRMREVAAVLLHFKGYAHCVDVYIKQCQEGAYLRNDVFEDTAVLCQRVNKQVGEVFSSPETVMAKLIQNIFENKLQAHVREKLDETRHSDVEQYLKNLYDLYTRTTALATKLTEFNLGSDKHTFLSKLIKSIFSSYLESYIDMEREYLRTRGAMILQRYYDSKNHQKRPIGTGGIQELKERIRQRTNLPLGPIIDTHGETFLSPELVVNLLQETRHAFERCHRLSDPSDLPKNAFSIFLLLVDHLCVEHIDYALEIGLSAIPSSDAKNANLYFLDVVQQANSIFHLFDKQFNDQLMPLISSSPKLAECLHKKKEVIEQMEVKLDTGIDRTINCMVGQMKHILATEQKKTDFRPEDENNVMIQYTTACSKVCAYVSRQVEHVRKSMDGKNVDTVLTELGVRFHRLIHEHLQQYSYSSMGGMLAICDVAEYRRCAKDFRVSLVLQLFDTLHALCNLLVVAPDNLKQVCSGEQLTNLDRNLLHAFVQLRVDYRSARLGRHFS from the exons GCTGCTGGAAGAATTTGAGAACCACATAGAAGAGCTGAAACAGCTGGATGAGAAGATACAGCGGCGGGTAGAGAAGCTTGAGCATCAATGTCATCGTGAGGCCAAGGAATTTGCCCACAAAGTGCAAGACTTGCAAAGAAGCAACCAG GTGGCCTTTCAGCATTTCCAGGAGCTCGATGAGCACATCAGTTATGTGGCAACCAAGGTTTGTCACCTTGGTGACCAGCTGGAGGGGGTCAACACGCCTCGACAGAGGGCCGTGGAAGCTCAGCGTCTGATGACCTACTTCAATGAGTTCTTGGATGGAGACCTACGCAGTGACGTCTTCAACAATCCAGACAAG ATTAAGGAGGCTGCTGATATTATTCAGAAGCTGCATCTCATTGCCCAGGAGCTGCCATTTGACAG ATTTGCAGATGTCAAGGCAAAAATTGCAA GTAAGTACCATGACCTGGAGCGGCAGTTAATCCAGGAGTTCACTGCTGCCCAGCGCAGGGGTGAGATTGGACGTATGCGGGAGGTGGCAGCGGTTCTATTACATTTCAAG GGCTATGCACACTGTGTGGATGTCTACATCAAGCAGTGTCAGGAG GGGGCCTACCTGAGGAATGATGTGTTTGAGGACACTGCAGTCCTCTGCCAGAGGGTCAACAAGCAGGTGGGCGAGGTCTTCAGCAGCCCTGAGACTGTTATGGCCAAACTAATCCAGAACATCTTTGAAAACAAATTACAG GCCCATGTTAGGGAAAAACTGGATGAGACTCGACACTCTGATGTAGAACAGTACCTCAAGAACCTCTATGACCTTTACACCAG GACCACAGCATTGGCCACCAAGCTAACGGAGTTCAACCTGGGCTCAGACAAGCACACTTTCCTTTCCAAGCTGATAAAGAGCATCTTCTCCTCATACCTGGAAAGCTACATTGACATGGAGAGGGAATACCTTCGCACTCGAGGCGCCATGATTCTGCAGCGCTACTACGACTCCAAGAATCACCAGAAACGGCCAATTGGCACTGGCGG TATCCAAGAACTGAAGGAGCGGATCAGACAGCGCACTAATCTTCCCCTTGGCCCTATCATTGACACCCATGGGGAGACGTTTCTGTCCCCTGAACTAGTTGTCAACCTGCTGCAGGAAACGCGTCATGCCTTTGAGAGATGCCACAGG CTTTCAGATCCTTCGGACCTGCCCAAGAATGCCTTCTCAATCTTCCTGCTGCTGGTTGACCATCTCTGTGTGGAGCACATCGACTACGCCCTAGAGATTGGTCTCTCAG CGATTCCCTCATCAGATGCCAAAAATGCCAACCTGTACTTCCTGGATGTGGTTCAACAGGCGAACTCGATCTTCCACTTGTTTGACAAGCAGTTTAATGACCAACTCATGCCTCTAATAAG CTCATCTCCAAAGTTGGCAGAGTGCCTGCACAAGAAGAAAGAGGTGATTGAACAGATGGAAGTGAAACTGGACACAGGAATCGACAG AACAATAAACTGCATGGTGGGGCAAATGAAGCACATCTTGGcaacagagcagaagaagacTGATTTCAGGCCTGAGGACGAGAACAATGTCATGATCCAGTACACTACT GCCTGCTCCAAGGTATGTGCCTACGTCAGTCGGCAGGTGGAGCACGTGCGGAAGTCCATGGATGGGAAAAATGTGGACACAGTGCTGACGGAGTTGGGCGTTCGTTTCCACCGGCTCATCCACGAGCACCTACAGCAGTACAGCTACAGCTCAATGGGAGGCATGCTGGCCATCTGCGACGTAGCTGAATACCGACGGTGCGCCAAGGACTTCAGG gtctctctggTGCTGCAGCTCTTTGACACACTCCATGCCCTCTGTAACCTCCTGGTCGTTGCCCCTGACAACCTAAAGCAGGTCTGCTCAGGTGAGCAGCTCACCAATCTGGACCGAAACCTCCTGCACGCCTTCGTCCAGCTCAGAGTGGACTACCGTTCAGCCAGACTGGGCCGACACTTCAGTTAA